In the Leptospira fletcheri genome, CGGGATCAAACAGTGCGAATTTGATTCAGAACAATACCACCACCCCGAGCACTCCTAGATGGGGACTCGTAGCTCACACCTACGATACCACCTTCTACTCGAAAGGATTCTACCTGAACGGAGCTTATACCAAAATGAGCGGTCCGGCTTCCAACAATGCAATGGGATACCACGTAACCGTCGGTTATAACATTCCTGTCCTTTCCAAGTACTACATCATGCCGGTTGTCCGTTACGACTACCTACAAGGGGACTTCAACAGGGATCACCACCTCGATCCGAGCGACGTATATCGTTCCTATTGGGCGGGTGTGAATCTGTTCCTGGACAAACACTTGATGAAAGTTCAGTTGTTTTATAACAACTTTCATACTATGCTGGGAGTTAACCCGGCCACCGGAGGAGCAAGACCGCTGGACAACCAGTCGATCATTCTCCAGGCCCAGTTCAGCTTTCAAACCGGCGTAATGACCAACGAAAAGTATTACGCAGCTCAGGAGGGAAGCTACAGATCTAACTAAGATCTGAGCGAATCAGGAAAAAATGATGAAATCGATTTTTTTAAAAACCTTAATCCTCGCTCTTGCCATCGGATTATCCGCCTGCGCTAAGCACGGAAAAACGAACGAGACCGATAACAGCGGGATCTTGGCGGCGATTTTGGCGGCTCCTTCCGGAGACAACACGAAATCCGTCCTGAAAATCACGCAAGTGGACGCGACTTCTTGGAGCGGGATCTGCTACGATACGTTCAGCTTACTGAACAGTGGCAACGCCGGGAGCGTTCCAGTTTCCGGAACGGACTTTTACAACGCGACCCTAGGTGCGTTGCAAAGTGCTCCTCCATTGGTAAGAGAAGCAGTTTCCAAATCCACTTGCAGTTCGCTGGGATTCTCCGGCGGGGTTCTGCAACGCGGAACCGGAAACAACTTCAACTACAAACTGTACGAATGCAACCCTGACGTGGGTGTATGTACTTTCGCCGCCATCCAAGCGGCCGGTTTCTAAAAAGCCATTTTTAGAGTTACCACTGCGGCGGAGGAAACTCCGCTTTTTTTTGTCCGGTCCTCGCTCAAGGCGAGGCCGGACTTTCTTATTTCATCCGGGTCCGATTCGGGCCTATTCCCCCGAGCACCTTTTCCGGTTTCCTTCCGATCGGAATGAATCTCGCGTATACGACCGGAATCACGATCAGAGTGAGGAGACTCGCACTGATGAGACCGCCGATTACAACGGTAGCTAAGGGACGCTGGACTTCCGCGCCGGGAGAAGTGGACAAAGCCATCGGCAAAAATCCGATCGAGGCCAAAAGCGCGGTAGTGATCACGGGCCGGATTCTATGCTCCGCTGCTCTTCGGATCGCTTCTCCGGCATCCACACCTTTCGTCTCCTCTTCCCGAGCAAACGTTACCAGAACCAATCCGTTCAGGATCGCGATTCCGAAAAGCGCGATAAACCCGATTCCCGCCGGAATGCTGAAAGGCATGCCGCGGAGAAGAAGAGAAAATACGCCTCCCGTAACCGCAAAAGGCACGTTTAAGAATATCAAAAGAGCCGGAGAAAATTCCCGGAAAGCTAGATACAAAAACAAGAAAATAACGATCAGCGTTATCGGAACCACCACCATCAGAGTGGACCTCGCGGAATTGTATTTCTTGAATTCCCCGCCCATCTCGTATCTATACCCGGGAGGAAAAACGATCTTCGAACGTATCCTTTCGTCCACTCTCTGGACGGTGCTCACCATGTCGCTCCCGCGAATGTTGAATTGAACGATCGCGAGTCTGTACTGGTTTTCGTGGTTGATCTGGACGGGACCGTCTTCCAGGGAAACATCGGCGAGTTCTCCGAACGGGACGATCTTTCCCTTCGTACCGACCGGAAGCGCCTTCAAGCTACCCAAATCGTTTTCCAATTTCCATTCCGAAACCACCGCGATCTCGAATCTCTTTTGTCCTTCGAAGAGAACTCCCACTTGGTGTCCGGCGGAAAGGGACTCCGCGATTTGATTCACGTCGTTGATCGAATATCCGTAACGCGCCATCGCTTCCCTCCTAGGCCTAACCCGAAGGTATTCCAAACCTGACAGTTGCTCGATCCTGAGGTCCGCGACTCCTTCCACACCTTTCGCTAAGGAAGCGATCTTTTCGGCCAAACCTTTTAAGGTAGCGAGGTCTTCTCCGAAGATCTTGATTCCGACGTCGGCTCGGATCCCGGCGATCATCTCGTTCGTTCTCATCTGTATCGGTTGGGAAATTCCGAAGGCCACCTCCGGAACCGCATCCGAGACAATCTTGGAAATCTCTTCCTCGAATTCCGCCTTGGTAAAGCGCCATTCCTTCCGAGGTTTCAGTTCCAAAAATACGTCTGTTTTGTCCAAACCCATGGGTTCGTTGGCGAGTTCCGGAGATCCCGTTTTGGAAACGATGCTTACGATCTCAGGAAATTTGGCCATCAACGCCTTTTCGATCTTCGTGGAAGTGTCCAAAGACTGTTGCAGCGAACTGGAAGGCAACCGAGTGATCTCCAAAAGAACGGAACCTTCGTCCATCGTGGGAATAAATTCCGCGCCCATAAAGGCAAAGCCTACGATCGCGAGCCCGAATCCCGCGAGCGCCATCCATACCACGCGTCTGGACCGGGACATCGCCTTGTCCAAAAAAGGCTTATATTCCCGATTGATCTTCTTGAAGAAGGCGGTCTCTTCCTCCTGATCCACCTTAGGATCCAGAAAGTAAGAGGCTAACACAGGAATGATCGTCAAGGTGAGAAAGAAGGCGCCCAAAAGCGCGAACAACACCGTAAGGGCCATAGGAACGAACATCTTTCCTTCGGTTCCGGATAACGTAAGGATGGGAAGATAGACCACTCCGATAATGATTTCCCCGAAGATCGTCGCTTTGCGGACTTCTACCGTGGCGCTCAAAATGGTTTCCCTTCTCTCCTCGAACGTTAAGCGACGACCCTTTTCCCTGGCCAGTTCCAGAAGTCGGCGGAAGGAATTTTCGACCAGAATCACTGCCCCGTCCACGATGAGCCCGAAATCGATGGCTCCCATGGACATCAAGTTCGCGGGAAGATCCCGGAAACGCATGACCGTGATCGCGAAAAGCATGGCTAAAGGAATCGTGACCGCGATCACAAGTCCGGACCGAATGTCTCCTATCATGAGAAATAGAACGAGGATGACGAGAACGGCGCCTTCCCCCAAATTCCAAAGGACGGTACTGATCGTATTCTTTACCATGACCGAACGGTCGTAAAACGGTTCGATTTCCATCCCGGCGGGAAGGGTCGTTTTGATCTCTTCTATCTTTTTCTTTACCGCATCCGTAACCTGTAGAGAATTCTCGTTCACCAGCATGAGGGTCATGGCCCCCACCACTTCTCCTTGGCCGTCCGACGTAGCCCCTCCTTTACGGAGACGGAACCCTTCCTCCACTTTTGCAACGGCGGACAAATAGATCGGGAATCCGTCGGGGGTTTTACCTATGGAAATTTTATAGAAGTCCTCCGGCTTTTTCAACAGACCTTCCGTACCGATGACGAGGTGCTCCTTGTTCCTCTCCACATACCCGCCCCCGGTCGCGGTATTATTGGCCAAGACCGCTTCGGCTACGTCCCGAATTCCTAAGCCGAGCGCCGCAACTTTGGATATGTCCACGACCACCCTGTACTGCTTTACCTTTCCGCCGAAGGTATTCACCTCCACTACTCCGTGGACTGTCTTCAAGACCGGATTCACGAACCAGTTTAGATAGGTAGTGAGTTCCGTTAGAGAATGGGTTTTACTCTTGAGTACGAATTGGTACACTTCTCCCAATCCTGTGGAGATCGGACCGATCTGAGGAGAACCGTAGTTGCGAGGAATTTGGTTGGAGACCTCTACCAATTTTTCGCTGACCAATTGTCGGCTCAAATACAGGTCGGCACCTTCCTCGAATACGATCGTAATGATCGAGAATCCGTATCTGGAAACGGAACGGACTTCCTGCAACTTCGGTATTCCGGAAACTGCCCTCTCGATCGGATACGTCACATATTGCTCGATTTCCAACGTAGACAAAGCAGGAGCCGACGTAATCACTTGGACTTGGACATTCGTGATGTCCGGTACCGCGTCTATCTTCAGTTTTCTCGCGGAGTCCAATCCCGCCAGTATGAGGAGCGCAGAAAAAACCAGGACGCTCAATCGATTGTGAAGACTCCAACGGACGATGGCTGTCAAAAATTCCATCAGCCCTCCTCCCCGAACGAGGATTTGAGCAGCAAGGATTTGAGCTCGAAAACGCCTTGAGTAACGACCTCGTCTCCCGCATCTAACCCCTCCAAAATCTCGACGTTTCCGTCCTCAGATCCGGCAACCCTTACTCGTCTGGCGGAGAACATCCTGATGTCCGTCCGGACAAATACCATATCCTCATCATTTTTTTTGAATATACTAGACTCCGGAACGAGTATCCCCATCCCCGTTTCCGTTACGACCTTGGCAGTCCCGAACAGACCAATCTTGGCCTTACGACCCTTATTCCGGAATACCAGACGAGCGTGGACGGTGCGGGATGCCAGATCCACCTGTTCGCCGATATGTTCCAGATTCCCGTCAAAAACCAGATCCGGATAGGAATTCAGGATAATGTCGGCCTTATCGCCTTCGCTGACCTTTCCAAGATCCGCTTCGAAAATCTTGGCCATAAACCATAGCTCGGAAATGTTCCCCACAGTGGCGAGATTCTGCGTAGCCGGAACGAGCGCGCCCGGCAAGGCGTTCCGATTCAGTACGATTCCGGAAATCGGAGAATAGATATGATATTTTCCGCTGGTTTCATCGCTCGGCTCCAGTCCATTGGCCCTTAGATTTTCCTCGGACGCCTTTAATTCCGCGGCGATCACTTTCAAATTCGCTTCCGAATCGATCTCCTCCTGCTTGGCGGCCAATTTCATCGAAACCAAATTGCGGACGCGCTCGGTATTTTGGGAGGCAGCGGAATATCTCGTTCTCGCGGAATTGTAGGCGGATCTTAGTTTCGCAAGATCCGGGGAATCCAAAATCGCCAGAAGTTGCCCCTTGGAAACCTGCGAGCCTTCCACGAATTTTACCGTAGTGATCCGGCCAGGCACTCTCGCCGGGACCTCGATAATCCGATCGGGCACCGCGGCGACCTCGCCGATTAGGGAAATCGTCCTTCTAAAGCGGCTTTTTTCCACCCTTTTCACCGCAATATGAAACAATTCGGATTGTTCCTTATCTAGGGAAACGGAATCCGATTCCTCGGATCCTTGGGAAGAGGACAATTTCATTCCGCTTTTATGATTTATAAATCTCTTATATGCAAAAAGAGCCGTAAGGCTGACGGTCAGAAAGACCAACGTATAGAATACGATTTTTTTCATCATTTTACTTCCTCGAGAAATTCCTCGAAAGACAATCCGATGGCGCGAACCAACTCCACCTGTGCGAGAGAGTATTCGGTCCGGGAAAGAATAAAATTCAATTTTGCTCCCGTGAGAATCCTCTGGGAATTCAACGCGTCCACGACTTTAATTCGTCCCGTACGCAATGCATCCTTTAGTAGCAGCAAATCCTTGTCCAAGTCCCGCAAATACGTCGGGTCGTACTGTTCCATCTCCGTATGTAGGGCGAGGTAACCGGAAACCGCGTTTACGATCTCCAATCGGATGTTTCTTTCCTGCAATCTCGCGTTCTCAAAAGCCTGCTCTCTTACGGACGCTGCGCTGCGAATCTCACCTTCGTACGTTCTCCAAAGAGTCAAGGGAAGGCTTACCTGAGCCCCTACCACTTTTTCATTGAATCCGTCGTTTTGAACGAACCCGCCCAGAGTAACGTTCGGGACCCTCTGCAATTTAATCTGCTCGAGTTTTCGCGCTGCGAGCACGATCTCGTTTTCGGTCATACCAATTTCCGGACGATTCGCGAGCGCGATCTTAACGAGAGTGACCACATCCTTGGGCAATTCCTTAAGCGAAACTCCGGAAACTTCCAGTTCCAAGGAAGAATCGGGCTGCCGGTTCAATTGGATGAGCAGTTCCCCCTTTGCGGATTCCAGTTTCCGTTCCGCTTGCTTGAGAATTTTCCAAAGCCGTAATTCTTCCGCCCTGGCCACATCCACGTCCATTGCAGGCGCAACTCCTTCCTGGGCCCGAGCGTGGGAGAGTTCCTTCAATTCCTTTGCGAGCTCATACAGCTGCAGAGTGCTTTCATACTCTCTCTTGAACCCTGCATATTTCAAGACTCCGGAAATCGTGCGGGAAAGCATATTCCGACGCACAGCTTCCAATCTTCCCGCTTGGACTTTGTATTCCTCTTCGGCCACTTCTCTGGCCTTTTCCCTCTTGCCCCCCACATAAACTTCCTGGGTGACTAGGATCTGATGGTTCATGGCCACGGGGGCGGGACCGGTTCCCAAAGGCCCTCCTTCGGAGACGGTTCCTTTCCGATGCGCGAGGTAGGCGCTCGCCACCGGGTTGGAAGGGAAGAGGTAGGAAGCGACCTGTTTTTTCCCCGAAATCTCCTTTAGTTTTAGCTGTTCCGTTCTGTATTCCGGACTTGCTTCCAAAACGCATACTGTGATGCGTTTTAAATCCAAAGGCCCCGAACAGGAAGGAGTCTGTGATCCATCCAAGGATTGAGAATAGACGACCCCTCCCGTGACTACGTAAAGAAGCCATATTGAAAATATGCGCATAGGTTGACCTCCTAGAGGGAGGATTCTTCCATCTCCCTCGGTTCGCGGGTATTAAGCGAAGGAGGAGTTTCGAGGGGGGCGAAAGAGTCGTATGGGCAATTCGTATGCGAGAACGACCGGCATAGGCGAAGTATAGAATAGTACGGAAAGCCTGCTATAGACCCGGGCGACGTATAGATCCCAGGAAACGAAAAGGGTCAGATTACAGGGGCAGTCGATGCAGACGTGATCGGAATCCTCGGAATGACCGGGAATATGAGTCGCGTAAGGACAATGCTCCTCCGCTATCCCTAAAGCTCCGCATACGGCTTCATTATCGACGATCTTCTGATAGCCGAAATTGGCGATGAACAGGATGACAAACGCCTTTAAGAAGAGCTTTAAGAACCAACGATCCAGCATGAGGTGCTTCTTTTCGTCACTATGATTCTTAGATCGTAGAGGAGCAAGAATTCAACCAAATTCCGGATGGATTTCTTTCTTTAGGAGAATCTGATTGAGATTCCCGCTGAAATCCGATCTCAAAAGTTCTTCGACCGGGAAAAATTTTCTATGCAGAACGGAAAATCCATCGGAAACTTCATCCGGGAGAACAGGGGTTAGATTCCAACCCGTAAACCTGACAATCTGCTCTCCGCCGGGTTTTTCTTCCAAAGATCCCGTCTCGTTTTATATTGGCCGTAAAACCGATGAGGTCCGTTTTTCTCATATTTCTGGTAGTTTTCCTGTGCAACGGATGTTACGGCGTCGACATGCCTCCCAAAGTAGAATATGGGGTCCTGGACTTAAGAGGCTGGGATGCGGACAAGAATCCGATCGTTTCCTTGGAAGGAGATTGGGAATTTTTCGACGGACTTTCCTCTTCCGGTCTTCTCCAGACCGAACCCGCCTACCTTAAGGTACCTGGCGCTTGGAACCGATTTCGGACCTCCGCAGGGACGGAACACGGGGGAGAAGGCACCGGGACGTACCGCTTAAAGATTCTACTCGACCGGCCCAGAGGAGACTTCGCTCTCAGGATCAACGACGTTTCCACCGCGTTTCGACTCTACGAGAGTGGAACATTGCTCCGGGAAAACGGAAAGGTGGCTTCCGAAAAGGACAAGATGATTCCGTCCTACAAGCATCCGATCGTATTATTGCCGGAAGCAAAATCGGAGCTGAAATTAGAAATAGAAATATCAAATTTCTATCATATAACGGGAGGATTGAGAAAATCGATCCAATTCGGTCCTGCGATTTCGATATTCGAAGCCAAGGAAACCGAATCCTCCCTAGGGTGGCTCGTCTTCGGAGCTACGTTTTTAATGGGCTTGTACCACCTGATCCTATACGTAATGCGAAGGATCGATCGATCGGCTCTTTGGTTCGGATGGTTTTGTGTGGATGTAAGCGTCCGGACTTTCTTTACAGGTTCGGTCTGGATCTACGAGGTCCTCCCCGACGAATATTGGATTTATATCCACAAAGCGGATATTCTGACGTTCGTCATCTCCGTTCCTTTGTTTTCCTTATTCTTAAATAGCGTCTTTCCCAAGGAGTTTCACGTTTATGCGTTAAGAGGCATCCTAGGAATTTCCGCTTTCTTTTCGGGGATCGTATGCGTTCTTCCCGCTTCGAAATACATGTGGTGGATCCAATTTTTCCAAGGCTTCGTGGGACTATTCATGATGTACCTACTTTTCGTCATGGTCCTTACCTTGGTCCGCAAACGGGAAGGTTCCCTTCTCTTTTTGGCAGGGGGAAGCGTCCTCTTCTTGGCCACATTGAACGATATCCTGAACCAAGCCTTATGGATCAAAACGGGATATCTTGCCAATTGGGGCCTACTCGCCTTCCTATTTTCTCAGACCACCATGCTTTCCATCCGTTTTTCCAATGCATTCGTCCGGTTGGAGGAGCTGCAAAAATCGCTGGAAACAAAGGTCGCAGAGCGCACCCAGGAATTGAAAAGTGCCAAACGGATAGCGGAAGAAGCCAACGCGCTCAAGGATACGTTCATTTCTTTGGTAAGTCACGATCTAAGAGCGCCTTTGGCGAACATCATCGGAGTTCTACAGCTGATCCGAAGCGATTATGACAGTCTGGACGATTCCTCCATTTTGGAATGGATCGAAAGACTGGAACGCACTTCCACGCAATCCTTGGAAATGATCTCCACTCTTCTGGATCTGAACCGTCTGCGTTCCGGATCCTTTCGCATGGATAACACGGTCTTCCATCTGCATTTCGAAGTCGAAGACGTGTTGAGTCGGTTCTGGAGCCAGGCCAAATTCAAGAACGTTTCGATCCTGAACAGGATCCCGAAAGAAGCGACAATAGAGATGGATCGCAGCTTGCTTGCCGCGATCTTTACGAACCTAGTCTCCAACTCGATCAAATTCTGTCGGGAAGGCGATACAGTGGAGATCGACTTCGACAGAAAGTCGGACAACGCGGAATTTTCCGTAAAGGACTCAGGCGTAGGGATCCCAGAGGAAATGATTCCTCACTTGTTTTCCACGGACGTAAAATCCACAAGATACGGAACCAAAAACGAAGTCGGGACCGGGCTTGGACTGCCGCTGGTGTACAGTATCATCCAGGCCTATCACGGAAAGATTTCCGTACGATCCGATCTGCAAAAGGGAACCACCTTCACGTTTTCGATTCCGCAAAAAAAGGAAATTACGGTTTAAGAGATCGAGCCCAACTGAAAAGAAATGATCGGATCTTCGAGGAAAGACTCGATCGGAAATCAGGAAATCGTATTCTGTTCTTATGAACTTACTTTTGCCGATCGTATTCGCCCTACTTTCCGGAATCGCCATGTCCATGCAGCCTGGAATCAACTCCCTATTGGGGAAAAGCCTGGAAAGCTCTTGGTTAGCGTCCGCGCTTTCATTTCTCATAGGTACCCTTGCCTTATTTCTTTTCGTATTGTTTTTGGGGGAAGGAAGGTCCGCCGGTTTTCTATACAAGACGGCGATGAGTAATCCTTGGTGGATCTGGGTCGGAGGACTTTTGGGAGCGCTCATCGTAACCTCCGCTATCGTATTCGCACCCAAACTAGGCGCGACCGGATGGCTGGCGCTCTTTCTGGTCGGCCAAGTAAGCACGGCTCTCATTCTGGAAAAATACGGGATCCTGGGATTTCCGGAAAAACCGATCTCACTCCTGAAGATCGTCGGCTTGTGTCTTTTGGTTCTCGGAGTTTGGTTGGTTAAAAAGGAAGGTTAGAACGTTCGAGCGTTCCCCGCACGATTCCTCTAACCGCGAAAATCGCAGCAAACAAGCGCGATATCGTCTTCCGAAAGACGCCCGGCCTGGAATTCTCCTAAGTCTTTCATTAGAATTTCCGAAAATTCCTCCGGGGAAAGATTCGCTTTTTTTAATAGAAGTTCGGACAATCTCCCTTCCCCATACTGCTGTCCGATCTTGTTTTTGGCCTCTACAAGACCGTCGGTATAGATCAGGAGACGATCTCCCCGGTCCATGACGATCGAATCCGTTTTGTAACTCCAAGTCGGCTCGATTCCTAGAAAAAAAGTGTTCTCCGTAAACAGTTCCCGGATCCGATTCTCTCTTTTGTTCAGAAAAAGTGCGGGAGGATGTCCTGCGCTGGAAAACAGGAGTTCCCCTTTCGGATGAATGATACAATAAAATGCGGTTACGAACATCCCTTGGTTCTCCAGCATCCCGGATAACGATCGATTGACGATCTTCAGAAGTTGAGAAGGATCGGATTGTTCCCGGTAATGGTTCCGGAAAGCCGCCTTCGTCATCATGGTGACTAGGGCTGCAGAAATCCCGTGGCCGGAGACATCCGCGATAAAGAGCCCGGTTTTTCCTTCTCCCAAATCCACCACGTCGTAAAAATCCCCGCCGACCGTATCCAAGGAAACGTATCTTGCGGAAAGAGAGAGATTGCCGGATTCGAATTTTCTCAGATCCGGAAGGGTGTCTCTTTGCAGCCTGCGCGCTAAAGTCGAATCGATGGCCTGAATGGTGTGCAGACGTTTTAATGCTCTTTTATTCTGTTTGGTTTGCACGAGACTTCTGGTCAGTTGAGCCCCCATCTTTTTCACGCTATCGGAAGCACGAATAAGCCAGAAATGAAGAAAGAAACAGGTTGTGAGAAAGACCGTAAGAAAAACGGAATGTTCTTCCAAATACCACCTTCTCCAAACGTACGAAGGCAACAGAAAAGAGGAGAAATAGGTCGCATACCAAAGGGTCAGATACCTGCTTTTAGCCAGACCTAATACCGGCAACTCCACACCTACTACGAAAACGATCAGGACCGGAAGATAATCGGGGGAAAGGAATGTAAAATAACCGTAAAATATGGGAAGAGGAAGAGAAAGCAGAAGCGCACGGTTGGCCCAAAGGGTGGCCGTCCAGCGACCAGTCACCATTTTATAGTTGGAGTAAAGTGCGACAGAAATCGTATAAAGAAAATTGAATCCTACAAGAAGAGGGTGAGGGATTTCCGCGGAGGGCACGAAGAACCTGAGAATCGACCAGAAAAAAAGAACACCGAAGGCGCCCTGAAACAGGGAAACGGTCATCTCGCTCCGGAGTGTCTTTTTGAATTGGTCTAAAAATGTAGGCATATTCTAGACAAAGGAAAACCGGCGAAAAAAAGGGTCTAAATTGTTACCCTATCACCGACCGGGTCAATCGAAAAAAATAGACCTAAAAATCCCGGACCAATTCAAAAAGGCGATTTACCTGCGCGAGGCTGAAAATAATTCCATTCTTTCTTTTAGAGATGGCGGATTTCGGCCGGAGGATTGCGCCAATTATTGTGCAAACCGTCGGAATAGTGAAGAGGCGCCTCCGCCAACTCCAGAGGATCGATATTGTCCAGAGTGGAAAGCCAGACGGCAACATAATGGCCGCCGATCTCCGGAACAAATCCCTTAGTAAACGTCCTCACGCCGCAGTTCTTGCAGAAATGGTGGTGGTTGCTCTTCGTGTTAAAAACGTAGTCCCCCAAGGATTCCTCCCCTTTTAACAACCGAAGCGCCTCGGGTTGCAGAAGAATAGACCAGTTCCGGGTCTTTCTACAAAAAGAACAATTGCATCTGCCGGTTCCTTTGCTTAAGTCGATATCGGCCTCATATTGAACCTCGCCGCAATGACAACTTCCCGTATAAGTTTTGAGAGACATGAGTTTCCTTCCTCCAAATGGATATTTATCCATTGTAATGAAGAATAGATGACAAGAAATGTCATATTTAGTCGAATTTCGCTTTCCGAGCGCTCCGATTCTTCGTAAAAGAAGTCATGGTGCGATCGCTTTCCTTTTCAAAACACGAGCTTTTCCTTCCCGGAATTTTATCCTTTCTTTACTTCGCTATCCAGTATGGGGCGAATGCGTTTCACGGTTACGGCTATTTCGTCGACGAACTTTATTATCTCTCCTGTGCCTCTCGACCGGATACAGGATACATAGATCATCCGCCTTTTTCGATCCTATTGTTGAAACTGATCATCGAACTGTTCGGAGATTCTCTCGCCGCGATCCGCCTCCTTCCTGCTGCTGCAGGAGCGGGAACGGTGTTCCTTACGGGCGCCATCGCGCGAAGATTCGGAGGAGGAAACTTTGCGGTCCTTCTCTCCATCTTTGCAGTCATAGGATCGCCCGTACTTCTCGTTCTCTTCGGGTTTTATTCCATGAACAGCTTGGAAGTACTGCTTTGGAATGGAATCGTTCTTACAGTGATCATTCTCCTTCAGGACAGAAAGCCGAAGCTATGGATCCTGGTAGGCGTTTTGGCCGGAATCGGAATGGAGAACAAACACACGTTTGCGGTTTTTGTCATCGTTCTCCTTGCCGCAATTCTTCTCACCTTACAATTCCGTCAATTTCTGAGTCCTTATCTTTGGCTCGGAGGTTTGATCGCTTTTGCGATTCTAACCCCGAACTTATTCTGGGAGATCCGTCACGATTGGGTTTCGTTGGAATTTTATCGGAATGCAACCGTACTGAAAAATTTACCGGCGTCTCCCGTTCGAGTGATCGTCGATCAAATTCTTTCCGAAAATCCAGGATCGGTTTTTCTCTGGTTAGCGGGAATTTTTTTCTTTTTCAGACAACCGAAGGAAACCGGGCTCCGAATCTTCGGTTGGATCTTTGTGATCTTACTCGGCTTTCTGATCCTGGCGAAGTCCAGTAGGCCGGACAGAATCGCCGCCGCCTATCCGGTGTTATTCGCAGGAGGGGCGTGTTTGCTTGAGAAACTTAAAGGACGCTGGATCATGCCTGCCGCTCTGACTACAGTGGTTGTTACGGGAATCGCATTTCTTCCCGCGGGTCTTCCCGTGCTTCCTCCCGGAATCCTTTCCGATTATGCCTCGGCCATCGGCGTGATTCCTCAGATCGAAAAAGGGAAAGCGGCAGCTCTTCCCCAATGGTTCGGAGACCGTTTCGATTGGGAAAAACTATACGAGTCTGTTCAGAATTCATACGATGCGCTTCCTCCCGAT is a window encoding:
- a CDS encoding glycosyltransferase family 39 protein, whose product is MVRSLSFSKHELFLPGILSFLYFAIQYGANAFHGYGYFVDELYYLSCASRPDTGYIDHPPFSILLLKLIIELFGDSLAAIRLLPAAAGAGTVFLTGAIARRFGGGNFAVLLSIFAVIGSPVLLVLFGFYSMNSLEVLLWNGIVLTVIILLQDRKPKLWILVGVLAGIGMENKHTFAVFVIVLLAAILLTLQFRQFLSPYLWLGGLIAFAILTPNLFWEIRHDWVSLEFYRNATVLKNLPASPVRVIVDQILSENPGSVFLWLAGIFFFFRQPKETGLRIFGWIFVILLGFLILAKSSRPDRIAAAYPVLFAGGACLLEKLKGRWIMPAALTTVVVTGIAFLPAGLPVLPPGILSDYASAIGVIPQIEKGKAAALPQWFGDRFDWEKLYESVQNSYDALPPDLRKETVVLGRYYGHAGAIEHFGRGSIPVISGHNSYYLWGNGKGKDKAILAVGFQREELETVFRDVKEVGKYSRRFTNEKDVPIYLCQGFEIGIEDFWKKIRFFV
- a CDS encoding PP2C family protein-serine/threonine phosphatase; translated protein: MTVSLFQGAFGVLFFWSILRFFVPSAEIPHPLLVGFNFLYTISVALYSNYKMVTGRWTATLWANRALLLSLPLPIFYGYFTFLSPDYLPVLIVFVVGVELPVLGLAKSRYLTLWYATYFSSFLLPSYVWRRWYLEEHSVFLTVFLTTCFFLHFWLIRASDSVKKMGAQLTRSLVQTKQNKRALKRLHTIQAIDSTLARRLQRDTLPDLRKFESGNLSLSARYVSLDTVGGDFYDVVDLGEGKTGLFIADVSGHGISAALVTMMTKAAFRNHYREQSDPSQLLKIVNRSLSGMLENQGMFVTAFYCIIHPKGELLFSSAGHPPALFLNKRENRIRELFTENTFFLGIEPTWSYKTDSIVMDRGDRLLIYTDGLVEAKNKIGQQYGEGRLSELLLKKANLSPEEFSEILMKDLGEFQAGRLSEDDIALVCCDFRG
- a CDS encoding GFA family protein yields the protein MSLKTYTGSCHCGEVQYEADIDLSKGTGRCNCSFCRKTRNWSILLQPEALRLLKGEESLGDYVFNTKSNHHHFCKNCGVRTFTKGFVPEIGGHYVAVWLSTLDNIDPLELAEAPLHYSDGLHNNWRNPPAEIRHL
- a CDS encoding DMT family transporter, whose protein sequence is MNLLLPIVFALLSGIAMSMQPGINSLLGKSLESSWLASALSFLIGTLALFLFVLFLGEGRSAGFLYKTAMSNPWWIWVGGLLGALIVTSAIVFAPKLGATGWLALFLVGQVSTALILEKYGILGFPEKPISLLKIVGLCLLVLGVWLVKKEG